The Bacillus mesophilus genome segment AGGTAGAGTAATTCGGAGGAAAGGACCGGTTCCTCTCCAACTTGTCATATCGACAAAAGGAAAAAAAGCTAAGTTAAATCACATTGAGCAACAAAGATTAAGTCAATATATAGGTGCTATGAATATTGTGATGTTTGCTCCTGAGGATTTAAATCTAGTTAAAGGTAGTCCACAGGTAAGAAGAAGATTTCTTGATATGGAGATTGGCCAAGTATCGCCCAGATATATGCATGATCTTAGTTCCTATCAAAAAATTCTCCAACAGCGAAACCACTATTTAAAGCAATTACAAAAACAAAAAGATAGAAACACAACTATGCTAGAGGTTCTTACCTCTCAATTAACAGAAGTGGCTGCGAAGATTATAATAAAGCGATTCGAGTTTTTAGATTTACTTCAAAAATGGGCAGAACCTATTCATAAAGGAATCAGTAGAGGACTCGAAACGTTAGAAATACAGTATAAGGCTTCAATTGATGTATCAGAGAAGACAGAATTGTCGAAAATGGTAGAAGTATATGAACAAAAGTTTGCTAAAATAAGAGATAGAGAAATTGAACGTGGAATGACATTGGCTGGACCGCATCGTGATGATCTCCTTTTTTTCGTTAATGGAAAGGATGTCCAAACATTTGGTTCACAAGGCCAACAACGTACAACAGCTCTTTCATTGAAATTAGCAGAAATAGAACTCATACATTCGGAAATTGGGGAATATCCTATTTTACTTTTAGATGATGTCTTATCTGAATTAGATGACTTTAGGCAATCTCATTTACTTAATACCATTCAAGGAAAGGTACAAACGTTTGTTACCACGACTAGTGTGGAAGGGATTGACCATGTGACTTTGAAACAGGCTGCTCAATTTAGTGTGAACGCAGGTGTAATTGAGAAGCTGAAATGAGGTGGAAGATTGTTTATTCACTTGGGAGAGAACGTCGTTGTCCCGATTAGAGAAATTGTAGCTATACTAGATGGACAGTTGTTTTACTCATCAACGATTGTTCAAGAATTTATTGATGGCCAAAGTAAAACGAAAGAAATTATTGAGATTTCTACGACAATGAAAACAATCATCGTCACTTTAAATCAAATCTATTTTTCCCCATTAGCATCTGTCACATTGAAACGTAGATCTACACAATTGTTTGAAACTGGACAGATCAATCTGGAAAATGAGCAATAGTGCAATATCGTTATTGTTAAATATAGATTGTTACAAATACACAATTAGTTTTAAAACATGTAACAAAAAATCGTAGCTTTAGATTCTCTAAAGTTAAAGTGTAGGTGGAATATGTGGTTATGGAACAAAAAGAAATGCAACAACAGCAGGCATATGATGAAAATCAGATTCAAGTCTTAGAAGGCTTAGAAGCTGTAAGAAAACGTCCAGGTATGTATATTGGTACCACAAGTGCAAAGGGTCTTCACCATCTTGTATGGGAGATTGTTGATAATAGTATTGATGAGGCTTTAGCTGGTTATTGCTCAGAAATTAACGTAGTCATTGAAGAGGATAATAGTATAACTGTAAAGGATAATGGTCGTGGTATCCCTGTAGGAATCCATGAGAAAATGGGAAGACCTGCAGTTGAAGTCATTATGACTGTCCTTCATGCCGGTGGTAAATTTGGTGGTGGTGGTTATAAAGTTTCAGGAGGATTACACGGTGTAGGTGCATCTGTTGTTAATGCTTTATCCACGGTGTTAGAAGTGTATGTCCACCGTGATGGGAAAATTCACTATCAAAAGTTTGAAAGAGGAGTACCAGGTGAGGATTTAAAGGTGATTGGAGAAAGTGATGTTACTGGAACAATTGTTCACTTTAAGCCTGATCATGAAATTTTTACAGAGACCCTTGAATATGATTATGATACATTGGCAAATAGAATTAGAGAACTTGCATTTTTAAATCGTGGTTTAACGATAACGATTGAAGATAAGCGAGAAGATCGTAAAAAATCAAATGAGTATATGTATGAAGGTGGAATTAAATCCTACGTTGAGCATTTAAACCGTTCCAAAGAGGTTGTTCACGAGGAAGTAGTGTTTGTTGAAGGTGAAAAAGATAATATCTCAGTAGAGATTGCTCTTCAATATAACGATAGTTACACAAGTAATATTTACTCTTTTGCTAATAATATTCACACTTATGAAGGCGGAATGCATGAGGTTGGATTCAAAACCTCACTGACGCGTGTAATAAATGATTATGCAAAAAAGAATAATCTTTTAAAAGACAATGAGAGCAATCTTACTGGTGAGGATGTTCGTGAAGGCTTAACTGCGATCATCTCTATTAAACATCCTGATCCTCAATTTGAAGGCCAAACGAAAACAAAGCTAGGTAATAGTGAAGCAAGAACTGTTACAGAAGCAACATTCGGTGAAACCTTTGATAAATTTATGCTAGAGAATCCTTCTGTTGCTAGAAAAGTAGTAGAAAAGGGAATCATGGCTGCTCGTGCTAGAATGGCTGCTAAGAAAGCGAGAGAGTTAACTAGAAGGAAAAGTGCCCTTGAGGTTTCTAGTTTGCCAGGAAAATTAGCAGACTGCTCTTCAAAAGACCCTGCTATTAGTGAAATCTATATAGTTGAGGGTGACTCAGCGGGTGGATCAGCAAAACAAGGAAGAGATCGACATTTCCAAGCTATTCTGCCTTTACGTGGTAAGATTATAAATGTTGAAAAAGCAAGACTTGATAAAATACTTTCAAATAATGAAATTCGTGCGATGATTACAGCTCTAGGTACTGGAATTGGCGGAGAGTTTGATATTACAAAAGCACGTTATCATAAAGTGGTAATTATGACTGATGCGGATGTAGATGGAGCTCATATCAGAACTCTGTTATTAACATTCCTATATCGTTATATGCGTCCAATTATTGAGCATGGATATATTTATATTGCTCAGCCTCCATTGTATAAAATTCAACAAGGTAAGAGAATTGAATATGCCTACAATGAGCGTGAGCTTGAAACATATCTATCCACATTACCAAGCCAACCAAAACCTGGTATACAGCGTTATAAAGGTTTAGGTGAGATGAATCCTACACAGTTATGGGAAACCACGATGGACCCTGAAACTAGGACATTATTACAGGTTACTCTTCAAGATGCGATTGAAGCTGATGAAACATTTGAAATGCTAATGGGTGATAAAGTAGACCCAAGACGTAATTTCATTGAAGAAAATGCACAATATGTTAAAAATCTAGATATTTAAAAAACTTTGAATATGCCCAATTTCCTCAAGGAGGAACAATATGTCTGAAAACCGTAAACCACAAGTAAAAGAAATAAATATTAGTCATGAAATGCGTACATCATTCTTAGATTATGCAATGAGTGTAATTGTTTCACGTGCCCTTCCCGACGTTCGGGACGGGCTAAAACCTGTTCACCGTCGTATTTTATATGCGATGAATGATTTGGGAATGACAGCAGATAAAGCTTATAAGAAGTCTGCTCGTATCGTTGGAGAAGTAATTGGTAAATATCATCCACATGGTGATTCAGCTGTTTATGAAACGATGGTAAGGATGGCACAGGACTTCAACTATCGTTATATGCTTATTGATGGTCATGGAAACTTTGGATCTGTTGACGGAGATGCAGCTGCAGCTATGCGTTATACAGAAGCAAGAATGTCCAAAATTGCGATGGAACTGATTCGTGACATTAACAAAAACACAATTGATTATAAAGATAACTATGATGGCTCTGAGCGGGAACCAATTGTATTACC includes the following:
- the recF gene encoding DNA replication/repair protein RecF (All proteins in this family for which functions are known are DNA-binding proteins that assist the filamentation of RecA onto DNA for the initiation of recombination or recombinational repair.), with product MYIENIVLTNYRSYKKTEVAFENKVNVILGENAQGKTNLMEAIYVLAIAKSHRTSNDKDLIRWDEDYAKIEGRVIRRKGPVPLQLVISTKGKKAKLNHIEQQRLSQYIGAMNIVMFAPEDLNLVKGSPQVRRRFLDMEIGQVSPRYMHDLSSYQKILQQRNHYLKQLQKQKDRNTTMLEVLTSQLTEVAAKIIIKRFEFLDLLQKWAEPIHKGISRGLETLEIQYKASIDVSEKTELSKMVEVYEQKFAKIRDREIERGMTLAGPHRDDLLFFVNGKDVQTFGSQGQQRTTALSLKLAEIELIHSEIGEYPILLLDDVLSELDDFRQSHLLNTIQGKVQTFVTTTSVEGIDHVTLKQAAQFSVNAGVIEKLK
- the remB gene encoding extracellular matrix regulator RemB, which translates into the protein MFIHLGENVVVPIREIVAILDGQLFYSSTIVQEFIDGQSKTKEIIEISTTMKTIIVTLNQIYFSPLASVTLKRRSTQLFETGQINLENEQ
- the gyrB gene encoding DNA topoisomerase (ATP-hydrolyzing) subunit B; translated protein: MEQKEMQQQQAYDENQIQVLEGLEAVRKRPGMYIGTTSAKGLHHLVWEIVDNSIDEALAGYCSEINVVIEEDNSITVKDNGRGIPVGIHEKMGRPAVEVIMTVLHAGGKFGGGGYKVSGGLHGVGASVVNALSTVLEVYVHRDGKIHYQKFERGVPGEDLKVIGESDVTGTIVHFKPDHEIFTETLEYDYDTLANRIRELAFLNRGLTITIEDKREDRKKSNEYMYEGGIKSYVEHLNRSKEVVHEEVVFVEGEKDNISVEIALQYNDSYTSNIYSFANNIHTYEGGMHEVGFKTSLTRVINDYAKKNNLLKDNESNLTGEDVREGLTAIISIKHPDPQFEGQTKTKLGNSEARTVTEATFGETFDKFMLENPSVARKVVEKGIMAARARMAAKKARELTRRKSALEVSSLPGKLADCSSKDPAISEIYIVEGDSAGGSAKQGRDRHFQAILPLRGKIINVEKARLDKILSNNEIRAMITALGTGIGGEFDITKARYHKVVIMTDADVDGAHIRTLLLTFLYRYMRPIIEHGYIYIAQPPLYKIQQGKRIEYAYNERELETYLSTLPSQPKPGIQRYKGLGEMNPTQLWETTMDPETRTLLQVTLQDAIEADETFEMLMGDKVDPRRNFIEENAQYVKNLDI